The following proteins are encoded in a genomic region of Halococcus salifodinae DSM 8989:
- the secY gene encoding preprotein translocase subunit SecY, with amino-acid sequence MGWKETAEPVLTRMPTVRQPEGHVPFRRKLGWTAGVLVLYFFLTNVALYGLQTGQAGNPFGQFSSILAVGRGSILQLGIGPIVTASIVLQLLGGANLLGLDTSDPRDQILYQGLQKFLVIVMICVTGLPYVFAGGFLPASEAVAQSTGLGLVGVQWLIFAQIFVGGVLILFMDEVISKWGVGSGIGLFIIAGVSQRLVGGLVGSDGFFASWFGILTGSIEVSPLTSSGLQTLLLGEGELVALFTTVLIFVVVVYAESVRVEIPLSHARVKGARGRFPVKLIYASVLPMILVRAVQANIQFLGRILNSQLGLPAWIGVYSDGQPVGGLFYYFAPIYTPQDWLGASQAAWQVALRVGVDLTFMVIGGAIFAIFWVETADMGPESTAKQIQNSGMQIPGFRQNPGVIEKVLERYIPQVTVIGGALVGLLAVGANMLGTIGTVGGTGLLLTVSITYKLYEEIAEEQLMEMHPMMRQMFG; translated from the coding sequence ATGGGTTGGAAGGAGACCGCCGAGCCGGTCCTGACGCGGATGCCGACGGTCCGGCAGCCGGAGGGTCACGTGCCCTTCAGACGCAAGCTCGGGTGGACAGCCGGAGTGCTCGTTCTGTACTTTTTCCTGACGAACGTCGCACTCTACGGCCTCCAGACGGGTCAGGCAGGGAACCCGTTCGGGCAGTTCAGCTCGATCCTCGCGGTAGGCCGGGGGAGCATCCTCCAGCTCGGGATCGGGCCGATCGTGACCGCGAGCATCGTGCTCCAGCTCCTCGGCGGGGCCAACCTGCTCGGACTCGACACCTCAGACCCGCGGGATCAGATCCTCTATCAGGGGCTCCAGAAGTTCCTCGTGATCGTAATGATCTGCGTCACGGGACTGCCGTACGTGTTCGCGGGCGGGTTCTTGCCGGCGAGCGAAGCGGTCGCGCAGTCGACCGGGCTCGGTCTCGTCGGCGTGCAGTGGCTGATATTCGCCCAGATCTTCGTCGGCGGGGTGTTGATCCTGTTCATGGACGAAGTCATCTCGAAGTGGGGCGTCGGCTCGGGGATCGGACTGTTCATCATCGCGGGCGTGAGCCAGCGGCTCGTCGGTGGGCTCGTCGGTTCCGACGGCTTCTTCGCGAGCTGGTTCGGGATTCTGACCGGTTCGATCGAAGTCTCACCGCTGACCAGTTCGGGCCTCCAGACGCTGCTGCTCGGGGAGGGCGAGCTCGTGGCGCTGTTCACCACCGTCCTGATCTTCGTCGTGGTGGTGTACGCCGAGAGCGTTCGAGTCGAGATCCCGCTGAGCCACGCGCGGGTCAAGGGCGCACGCGGCCGATTCCCGGTGAAGCTGATCTACGCGAGCGTCCTGCCGATGATCCTCGTTCGCGCGGTCCAGGCCAACATCCAGTTCCTCGGCCGGATCCTGAACTCCCAGCTCGGTCTGCCGGCATGGATCGGCGTCTACTCGGACGGCCAGCCAGTCGGCGGGCTGTTCTACTACTTCGCGCCGATCTACACCCCACAGGACTGGCTCGGAGCGAGCCAGGCGGCGTGGCAGGTCGCGCTCCGGGTCGGGGTCGATCTCACGTTCATGGTGATCGGTGGCGCGATCTTCGCGATCTTCTGGGTCGAAACCGCCGACATGGGTCCCGAGTCGACGGCCAAGCAGATCCAGAACTCCGGGATGCAGATCCCCGGCTTCCGCCAGAACCCCGGCGTGATCGAGAAAGTGCTCGAACGCTACATCCCGCAGGTCACGGTGATCGGCGGGGCTCTGGTGGGGCTGCTCGCGGTCGGCGCGAACATGCTCGGCACCATCGGGACCGTCGGCGGGACGGGCCTGCTACTCACGGTCTCGATCACCTACAAGCTCTACGAGGAGATCGCCGAGGAGCAGCTCATGGAGATGCATCCCATGATGCGCCAGATGTTCGGCTGA
- a CDS encoding uL15m family ribosomal protein, whose protein sequence is MTSKKRRQRGSRTHGGGSHKNRRGAGHRGGRGRAGRDDHEFHNYGPLGKHGFDRPEKVKEDIRTIDVRELDEDAALFAADDLAEDTEDGYRLDARDVVEDGHEADVVKVLGGGQVRQSLTVTADTFSDSARDLLDGAGGEAVLSDRGEERLAAREDDDEESDEEATTAES, encoded by the coding sequence ATGACAAGCAAGAAACGACGCCAGCGCGGGTCGCGCACCCACGGCGGCGGCTCCCACAAGAACCGACGCGGGGCCGGCCACCGGGGCGGGCGCGGGCGCGCGGGGCGTGACGATCACGAGTTCCACAACTACGGACCGCTCGGCAAACACGGGTTCGACCGCCCGGAGAAGGTCAAAGAGGACATCCGTACGATCGACGTGCGCGAACTCGACGAGGACGCGGCGCTGTTCGCCGCCGACGATCTCGCCGAGGATACCGAGGACGGCTACCGGCTCGACGCGCGTGACGTCGTCGAGGACGGCCACGAGGCCGACGTCGTGAAGGTGCTCGGCGGCGGCCAGGTCCGCCAGTCGCTGACGGTGACCGCCGACACGTTCTCGGACAGCGCACGCGACCTGCTCGACGGCGCGGGCGGCGAGGCCGTCCTGAGCGACCGCGGCGAGGAACGCCTCGCCGCCCGCGAGGACGACGACGAGGAGTCAGACGAAGAAGCTACAACCGCGGAGTCCTGA
- the rpmD gene encoding 50S ribosomal protein L30 encodes MQALVQLRGEVNMSQEVRDTLTMLNVHSTNHCALVPETDTYRGMITKVNDYVAFGEPSQAVLERTIRSRGEPDEGSGAIDDEWVADNTEHDDIAGLAAALLAEETTLREAGLVPALRLHPPRGGHDGVKHPTPEGGELGKHDTDGIDALLTAMR; translated from the coding sequence ATGCAAGCGCTCGTTCAGCTCCGCGGCGAAGTCAACATGAGCCAGGAGGTTCGCGACACCCTCACGATGCTCAACGTCCACAGCACCAACCACTGTGCGCTGGTGCCCGAGACCGACACCTACCGCGGGATGATCACGAAGGTCAACGACTATGTGGCCTTCGGCGAGCCGAGCCAGGCGGTGCTCGAACGCACCATCCGGAGTCGTGGCGAGCCCGACGAGGGATCGGGGGCAATCGACGATGAGTGGGTAGCAGACAACACCGAACACGACGACATCGCGGGGCTCGCGGCAGCGCTGCTCGCGGAAGAGACCACGCTGCGGGAGGCGGGGCTCGTCCCCGCGCTCCGACTCCACCCGCCACGGGGCGGGCACGATGGCGTCAAACACCCGACGCCGGAGGGCGGCGAGCTCGGCAAGCACGACACCGACGGCATCGACGCGCTGCTGACGGCGATGCGGTAA
- a CDS encoding 30S ribosomal protein S5 → MSRRGWEPRTRLGKQVAEEEITTMGEALNSGLPLKEPEITDQLLPGLEDDVLDINMVQRMTDSGRRVKFRCVVAIGNRDGYVGYAEGRDDQVGSAIQKAIGIAKLNVVNVSRGCGSWECGCGRPHTVALRTSGKAGSVEVELRPAPRGLGLAGGETARSILELAGIEDIWTRSSGTTRTTVNFAKATFNALRATGEARVPAETRRKREVIE, encoded by the coding sequence ATGAGTAGACGCGGCTGGGAGCCGCGCACGCGGCTCGGCAAACAGGTCGCCGAAGAGGAAATCACTACGATGGGCGAGGCGCTGAACTCGGGGCTCCCGCTGAAGGAGCCCGAGATCACCGACCAGCTCCTCCCCGGCCTCGAGGACGACGTCCTCGACATCAACATGGTCCAGCGGATGACCGACTCCGGCCGCCGGGTGAAGTTCCGGTGTGTGGTCGCGATCGGCAACCGCGACGGCTACGTTGGGTATGCGGAAGGCCGCGACGATCAGGTCGGCTCGGCGATCCAGAAGGCGATCGGGATCGCGAAGCTCAACGTCGTCAACGTCTCGCGGGGCTGCGGGTCGTGGGAGTGTGGCTGCGGCCGCCCCCACACCGTCGCGCTTCGCACCAGCGGAAAGGCGGGCAGCGTCGAGGTCGAGCTCCGACCGGCCCCCCGAGGACTCGGGCTCGCGGGCGGGGAGACCGCGCGTTCGATCCTCGAACTCGCGGGCATCGAGGACATCTGGACGCGTTCGTCGGGGACGACCCGAACCACGGTGAACTTCGCGAAGGCGACGTTCAACGCGCTCCGAGCGACCGGCGAGGCCAGAGTTCCCGCAGAAACCCGCCGCAAGCGGGAGGTGATCGAGTGA
- a CDS encoding 50S ribosomal protein L18, whose amino-acid sequence MATGPRYNVPMRRRREVRTDYHQRLRLLKSGKPRLVARKSNRHVRAQLVTPGPDGDQTHASASSADLAEYGWEAPTGNLPSAYLTGLLAGLRARDTDVDQAVLDIGLNTATPGSKVFAIQEGAIDAGLDVPHNESVFADWSRTSGEHVAEYAESRDEQLYSGEFDATELPAHFEEIRTTIMDEFDHELGGTDE is encoded by the coding sequence ATGGCAACAGGACCACGATACAACGTTCCGATGCGCCGCCGGCGCGAGGTCCGGACGGACTACCATCAGCGGTTGCGCCTGTTGAAATCAGGCAAACCCCGACTGGTTGCTCGCAAGAGCAACCGCCACGTCAGGGCGCAGCTGGTGACTCCCGGCCCCGACGGCGACCAAACGCACGCGAGCGCGAGTTCGGCCGATCTCGCCGAGTACGGCTGGGAGGCTCCCACCGGGAACCTGCCGAGTGCGTACCTCACGGGGTTGCTCGCCGGACTGCGCGCGCGAGATACCGACGTCGACCAGGCCGTACTCGACATCGGCCTCAACACCGCGACGCCGGGCAGCAAGGTGTTCGCGATCCAGGAGGGCGCGATCGACGCCGGCCTCGACGTTCCGCACAACGAGTCGGTGTTCGCTGACTGGTCGCGCACCAGCGGCGAGCACGTCGCGGAGTACGCCGAGAGCCGGGACGAACAGCTGTATTCCGGTGAGTTCGACGCGACCGAACTGCCGGCACACTTCGAGGAGATCAGAACCACGATCATGGACGAATTCGATCACGAGCTTGGAGGGACCGATGAGTAG
- a CDS encoding 50S ribosomal protein L19e yields MTDLTAQRRLAADVLDCGENRVWFDPEAQGEIAEAITREDIREQVANGTIESKAAKSNSRGRARERDKKRAAGHRSGPGTRKGTAGARENSKDAWVSRIRAQRRRLKELRADGTLDRTQYRALYDKAGGGEFDSVDRLETFATNEYDVTIEDE; encoded by the coding sequence ATGACTGATCTGACCGCACAGCGGCGACTGGCCGCGGACGTGCTCGATTGCGGGGAGAACCGCGTCTGGTTCGATCCCGAGGCCCAGGGCGAGATCGCGGAGGCGATCACCCGCGAGGACATCCGCGAGCAGGTCGCCAACGGAACCATCGAATCGAAGGCGGCGAAATCGAACTCACGAGGCCGCGCGCGCGAGCGTGACAAAAAGCGCGCCGCCGGCCACCGCAGCGGCCCCGGCACGCGGAAGGGGACCGCCGGAGCCCGTGAGAACAGCAAGGACGCGTGGGTCTCGCGGATTCGGGCCCAGCGCCGCCGGCTGAAGGAGCTGCGCGCCGACGGGACGCTCGATCGAACCCAGTACCGCGCGCTCTACGACAAGGCGGGCGGTGGCGAGTTCGACAGCGTCGACAGGTTAGAAACGTTCGCCACGAACGAGTACGACGTGACGATCGAGGACGAATAA
- a CDS encoding 50S ribosomal protein L32e, protein MATDVENERDLAAIDGVGDEKADDLRDAGFETIEDLRDADQDDLAEIEGIGNALAARIKADVDELDVDEAAEANETDTTADDESDEVPDDLTDVSGVGDAKADTLREAGFESVDDVRRAEQSDLADVEGIGNALAARIKADVGGLEVADETETEVEDETEPEADEDVETELQPRGLADKTPDLDDEEGRLLAERRRNPGPAFNRQNHHMKKRVSTSWRRPTGTLSKQRRGVKGKGATVEAGYRTAKPVRGRHPSGFEEVRVENTDDLEGVDSDTEAVRIGSTVGGRKRERIEEQAEDDGIRVLNPTYVEVEVTEDD, encoded by the coding sequence GTGGCAACTGACGTCGAAAACGAACGCGACCTCGCGGCGATCGACGGCGTCGGCGACGAGAAGGCCGACGACCTCCGCGACGCGGGCTTCGAGACGATCGAGGACCTCCGCGACGCCGATCAGGACGACCTCGCCGAGATCGAGGGCATCGGCAACGCACTCGCCGCGCGGATCAAGGCCGACGTCGACGAACTCGACGTCGACGAGGCTGCGGAAGCCAACGAAACCGACACGACGGCTGACGACGAGAGCGACGAGGTTCCGGACGATCTCACCGACGTCAGCGGTGTCGGCGACGCGAAGGCCGACACCCTCCGCGAGGCTGGCTTCGAGTCCGTCGACGACGTTCGCCGGGCCGAGCAGTCAGACCTCGCCGATGTCGAAGGGATCGGCAACGCACTCGCCGCACGGATCAAAGCCGACGTCGGTGGTCTCGAAGTCGCCGACGAGACCGAGACCGAGGTCGAAGACGAGACCGAACCCGAAGCGGACGAGGACGTCGAGACGGAACTCCAGCCGCGCGGTCTCGCCGATAAGACCCCGGACCTCGACGACGAGGAGGGTCGCCTCCTCGCCGAGCGCCGACGCAACCCGGGACCGGCGTTCAACCGGCAGAACCACCACATGAAAAAGCGAGTCTCGACCTCGTGGCGACGACCCACCGGGACGCTCTCGAAACAGCGCCGGGGCGTCAAGGGCAAGGGCGCGACCGTCGAGGCGGGCTATCGAACCGCGAAACCGGTTCGGGGCCGTCACCCGAGCGGGTTCGAGGAGGTCCGTGTGGAGAACACGGACGATCTGGAGGGCGTCGACAGCGACACCGAGGCGGTGCGGATCGGGTCGACGGTCGGCGGCCGGAAGCGCGAACGCATCGAAGAACAGGCCGAAGACGACGGAATTCGGGTTCTCAACCCGACCTACGTCGAAGTCGAGGTGACAGAGGATGACTGA
- a CDS encoding 50S ribosomal protein L6, with protein MTEERLPIPDDVTVEVDRFDVTVSGSEGSVTRRLWFPNITVAVEDSEVVIESDADDAKTTATTTTFKSHIANAIHGVIDGWTYEMEVFYSHFPMQVRAEDGDVVIQNFLGEKAPRRTPVHGDTEIEIDDELVTLSGPNKEDVGQTAADIEQLTRVSGKDTRVFQDGVYITEKPGKAEVTAGGN; from the coding sequence ATGACAGAAGAACGACTACCAATCCCGGACGACGTAACCGTCGAAGTCGACCGCTTCGACGTCACGGTCTCCGGTTCAGAGGGCAGCGTCACACGCCGGCTGTGGTTCCCGAACATCACCGTCGCAGTCGAAGACAGCGAGGTCGTGATCGAGAGCGACGCCGACGACGCGAAGACGACCGCGACCACGACCACGTTCAAGAGCCACATCGCGAACGCCATCCACGGTGTAATCGACGGCTGGACCTACGAGATGGAAGTGTTCTACTCTCACTTCCCGATGCAGGTCCGCGCCGAGGACGGCGACGTCGTGATCCAGAACTTCCTCGGTGAGAAAGCGCCGCGCCGGACGCCGGTCCACGGCGACACCGAGATCGAGATCGACGACGAGCTGGTCACGCTCTCCGGACCGAACAAGGAGGACGTGGGCCAGACCGCTGCGGACATCGAACAGCTCACCCGCGTCAGCGGCAAGGACACACGGGTGTTCCAGGACGGCGTGTACATCACCGAGAAGCCGGGGAAAGCGGAGGTGACCGCCGGTGGCAACTGA
- the rpsH gene encoding 30S ribosomal protein S8: FEVELNGAINRCGTVKPRYSAGADEFEKWEKRFLPARDYGTLIVTTSHGVMSHYEAREQGFGGQVLAYVY, from the coding sequence AGTTCGAGGTCGAACTGAACGGCGCAATCAACCGCTGTGGCACCGTCAAACCCCGCTACTCGGCGGGGGCCGACGAGTTCGAGAAGTGGGAGAAGCGGTTCCTCCCGGCTCGGGACTACGGCACGCTGATCGTCACGACCAGCCACGGCGTGATGAGCCACTACGAGGCACGCGAGCAGGGCTTCGGTGGCCAGGTGCTCGCGTACGTCTACTGA